The sequence CTCCCGTTCCGAAGGCGGCGAGATGATGTCGCCGTAGCCATCTGGCCCGGCGCCGCCGACGAGATAGGAGACATCGTCCGCGCCGGCCTCGAGGCAGGCGATCTTGAAGCGGCGGAAGATCTCCCGTTCGCTCATACCCGGCGCGAGCCAGCCGGACCAGTCCTCGAAGACGCCCGAGACGATCTCGCAAGCTGTCCCGATCTTGGCGATCTCGGCCTCGGACTTCACGATCCGGAGCGCCCGGACGATGCCCGCATCATCGCGGAACGTTGCTCCGCCAAGCAGGCCGCGCAGCCTGTCATATTCCGCGAGCGGCAGGCGGAGATGGGTCTCCGGGCCGGACGGGATGCCGATCCGCGGCGCCTCGCCAGCGAGCTCCCGCACCGTCTCCGCGAGGAGCGACAGCCCCTCGTCCGCCGGATTGGGCGAGGCCCAGGTGCGAATATCCTCGATCCAGGTCCGCTCCATCGCCGGCGCACCGATGCCTGGAATGACCGCGACCGGCTTCCCCTCGGCAGGCACGAGCAGGAACCAGGGTCGCGTCGGGCTCTGCCAGAACTGGGTCAGGAAGCCGCTGAAATAGCGCACGTCCGGCTCGGTCGTGAGCAGCAGAAGGTCGAGCCCGGCCGCCGCCATCTGCCGCTGCGCGCGCTCCAGCCGCGCCCCGAACTCGGCGGCGGGGAAACCGCGCTGCGCGCTCACGCGGCGAGATCGCCGACGATGGATTTGTAGATCTCGGGATCGGTCGCGCCCTCGCTGCCGATCAGCAGCACGCGGCTCTCGGGGCCGAGCCCGATCCGCTCCTTCAGCTCCGGGTGCGCCGCCACCGCCATCAGGCCGAGCAAGCCGGCGACGCCGGACTCGCCGGCGGTGACCTTCGCCCCGGCTTCGCCGGACGCGAGCAGGCGCATGGCCGGGCCGACGCCCTCCTCGCCGACTGTGACATAGTCGGAGCAGCCGCCGGACAGGATCGGCCAGGCGACGAGCGACATTTCCCCGCAGGAGAGGCCGGCCATAAGGGTTTCCTCGTGGATCGGCACGATCGCCGGCTTGTCCTGCCGCGCGCTCTCGATGGCGCATGCCGCAAGATCCGGCTCGACGATCACCGTGCGCGGCGCGGCGGCGCCGAGACGCTGCCAGAAGCGCGCGACCATCGCGGCGGCGAAGCCGCCGACACCGGCCTGCACGAACATGTGGGTCGGCGCGGCGTCCGTCTGCGCCAGCACCTCGCTCGCGATCACCGTGTAACCCGCCATCACGTCGCGCGGGATGTCCATGTAGCCCGGATAGGAAGCGTCGGAGACGACGAACCAGCCGTTCGCCTTGGCCTCCCGCTCGCAATGCTTCAGCGATTCATCGTAATCGCCCGCGATCCGGCGAACCTCGGCGCCGAAGCCCTCCATCGCCGCTTTCCGACCCTCGCTGACCTCGGCATGGATGAAGATGACACAGCGGCAGCCCGCCATCTGGGCGCCCCAGGAAACCGAGCGACCGTGATTGCCGTCGGTGGCGCAGGTGACGGTGAGATCCGTCAGCGCGCCGGCATATTTTCCGGAGCGGATGTCCGCCAGCGCGGCGTCGCCGTGGCCCTGTTCCACCAGCCATTTCCGCGCCAGCAGCATGACCGCGTAAGCCCCGCCCAACGCCTTGAAGCTGCCGAGCCCGAAGCGCGGCCCCTCGTCCTTGTAGATCACGGAACCGACGCCGAGATGCGCGGCGAGCCCGTCGAGTTCGACCAACGGCGTTGCGGCATAGCCCGGCCAGGAAGAGATTTCGGCGAGCGCCGCCTCCGCCATCGCCGTCGGAAAGCCGGCTTCCAGCGCCGATGGCCAGACGCCCCCAAGGGTCGCGTGCGATGCGTGCTGGCGCAGCAGCTCCGGCGCCGTCAGTTCCCGTTCGATCTTCACCTTGGCCGCCCCCTCGTACCCAAATCCGAGGTTAAGGCCCTACTCCACCGTCACACTCTTCGCAAGGATTGCCGCCGAACCGCTCTTCGGCCTCGGATCAGGCGACCGCGGCCGTTTCCTCCGGATATCCCCTGGGAGAAGCACCAACCTGGAAGCGGGAATCGAAGCTGACACGATTCCGGACGAGGTTACGTTCCGTATAGGTCCTGTGGATCGAAGTCTTGTCGAACACCAGAATATCGCCAGGCTCGAAAGTCGGTCTGACCATGAAAGGCGCGAAGTATTCGACGGCATCTTCAAGAGGAACCGGGTTGATGTATTGCCCCCGCTCTCTGACAAAATGGATCGGGTGATTGACGCGGACGGGCAGAACCTCAAGCCCCGGGGCGATCCCCGGCCCGCACTCGACGAACGGCATCCAGATCGTGAACCAGTCTGCATTGTCCGCGTAGACGGGGTAGTCCTGATGCAGCGAGGTCGGCTTGGGATCCGACGGCTCATGCCACTGAAGCAGCCATTGACCATGTTTGTGGGGCTTCCATCCCTTTCCGCCCCACCGGCCGAGCGCTTGCAGAACATGTTTACCGATGGACTCGCCGTTTAGAATTTCCAGAAGACGCGCCTGGACCGACTCAGACGCTTTTTTGAAGCCGACCGAACTCCTGTGCTCTTCCGCCATGTACTTGCGGAGCCATGGCTCGAGATCGGTTATCAGACTGTCAAAACCGGTCTGGGAGAGGGCCCCCCGCAAGACCGTGCCGCCAAACGTCTTGTAAGCGTGGCGCGCAGCGTCCTCCGCGTCGGCGGGGACGTCGATATCGCCGGCGCGATCATCGACCTGGAGTTCCAGATCCGCGACCCGCCTGTCTCCCCGTGCTCTCGCCATCTGCCAGAGGCGAAAGCGCGCCGCCACGTGGCCGGGGTCGAGTTCGAGGGCCGTTTCGTATTCCCCGACGGCGGACCGAAGGTCGCCGAACTGCTGTTCGTACATCCCCGCGACATAGTGAGCCTCGGCAGATTGAGGGCGAATCCGCTTGCATGCCTCGACGGCTGCCTTCAGGTCTCCTGCACGGACATATTCCACAGGCGTGTCCAGCCAGACGCCAGCGACATTCATCCATGCATCGAAGTCATTCTCGTCCAGCTTGGTGAGAATGGACATGACCGTCACGGCATTCGCCGCGAGGTCGGGATTGGTCCAGAGACCGCTGTAGCCTATCAACGTGTGACCCAGCGCATATACGTCCCCGCGGGTCAGATAAGGTGACTGGATCATCGTCGCGAAAAGCGTGAGCGCCGGCTCCATGCGGTCCGTATGGAGCAGGTGATGGCCGATCGCACGCACCGCACGCGCGGAGGCATCCGACAACCCGCCGGAAACCGCCGCGCCGACCGTCGTCAGCACCGTCTGGTCGTCCAGAGTGTCGATGCAGGCGAGCAGCTCTGCCGCGCCCCCCTCGGCGAAGCTGGTGATCAAATCCTGAATTCGGTTCATGCCGTTCATCCTGTTGCCGCGCTCTGATGCGCGCGCCACGCTCCCGAGAGGAAAAGTTCCGAATTCCGTCGATGCTCCGGCGCAAGTTGAGCACCGGCTGTTTCGACGGATCGCTTCAGATAGGAGAGGTAGAATTCCATCACCTGGTCGCGATGGACCCGCAATTTCACGGTCATGGTGCACAGATAGAGCAATATTTCGGCCAACAAGGGGGCAAGGTCCGGTCTGGACTGGAGGCATGCCTCCAGCAACGGCGCCGGGCCGGAATATCTCTGCAGAAGGTAGCAGGCCGAGAGCGCTCGGCGCATGGCGTCCTGCAGCCGGGCCTCCGCTCCGGCTTCCTGAGCCGTGCCGGCCGATGCTTCAACCGCATCGCCCACCGCCGCTACGACGTCCGAAATCAGCGCATCGCTTCGTTCCAGGATCTCGATCCTGTCAAGCAGCAAGCCGAGATTGTCTGCATCCGACGCCTGCGCCCGGTCGATCCGCGCCTCGGCGACATCATGAAATCCGGCGGCACTCGCCGCCATCGCCACGGCCCAATCAATGGCCGGGCCCTCTTCCCCTGTATGCTCGCGGCTCAAGGCATCGAGCCCCGCCGCCAGGACCGGATCATCGGAAGCGGCTCCGTCCGGGACGAGTGCGCGAACGCATTCCGGCGAATGGGGCGGGAGCAGCGCCAGCGCAACAGACGCTTCTCGCTGAAGCGCATCGTCGCCGGTTTGCTCCGCCAGAGCCTTCAACGCTTCCCAGGATTTGAGGCGGTAGCAGTCGTTCTTCAGGATACGCCGGAAATCCTCGACCCGCCCTCGGCCGGCCTGAAGCGCCTGAAGAGCCTCCGCTTCAAACGCGTCGACGGTGAGAGAGGTCTTCTGCCATACGCCGTACCCGTTGTTGTAGGGCTGCGCATAGACCTCGAAGGACCCGAGCAGTTTCCTTCGGAAATCCCGATACCAGACCTGTTTGATGCCTTCGCCCGAGTCGAGGCGAACGTCATGCCAGACCACCAGACCGCCCTCCCGCAACAGAGGGAGATACATTTCCGTGTCTTGTATGACACCGTCGACACTGTGATCGCCGTCGATCAGCATGAAATCAAATTCGGGCGACACGGCGCGGACGGCTTCCAGCATTGCCGGATCGTGCGAATCACCGATCTGAAAGCTGATATTCTCGAGGGCACGGATCCGTGGGTCGACGAGTTCGTCCGTGATGTCGAGCGCGACCACGATGCCGTCAGGACCGACGATCCGGCTGAACAGCCCGGTTGTCCCGCCTTGAGCGACGCCGATCTCGAGCACTCTCTTCGGCTGCAGCGCGATCAATTGCTCGATGAGCCAATGTATTTCCGACGTCGTTTGCCAGCTGACATCAAGAATGTCTTTGAACTCGGAGATATCGACCTGCATTGGCACCACAAATTCTGGTTACAAATCCAAGGCGACCGTAGCACACGAGCAGGTAGTGTTCCCGCACTAAAGTCCCGCCCTCACCTCACTCCACCGTCACGCTCTTCGCAAGGTTTCGCGGCTGATCGACGTCGGTCCCCTTCTCCGCCGCGGTGAAATAGGAGAGCAGCTGCACCGGGATCGTGTAGAGGATCGGCGCCACCATCGGGTCGCATGCGGGCAGCTCGAAGGACCAGCTCGCGAGGTCGCCGAGCCGGTCGATCCCGCTCTTGTTGGAGAGCAGGATCACGCGCCCGCCGCGGGCCCGGACCTCCATGGCGTTGCTCGCCACCTTCTCGAACCAGGGGTCCATCGGCGCCACCATGATCACCGGCACGCCCTCTTCCAGAAGCGCGATCGGCCCGTGCTTCATCTCGCCGGCGGCGTAACCTTCGGCGTGGATGTAGCTCAGCTCCTTCAGCTTCAGCGCGCCTTCCATGGCGATCGGATAGGAGAGGCCGCGGCCGAGATAGAGCACGTCGCGCACCTTGGAGAGCTCGTGGCTGACCGGCAGGTAGCGTTCGGTCTCCTTCAGCACCTCGCCGATCTGTGCCGGGAGATGCACGAGACTGTCCATCACCTTGTCGAGTTGCTCCGCCGGCGCGCTCTTCCGCCGGCGGGCGAAATCGACCGCGACCGTGAGGAGCGCGACGAGCTGGGTGGTGAAGGCCTTGGTCGAGGCAACGCAGATCTCCGGCCCCGCCAGCGTTTCCAGCACCACGTCGCTTTCCCGCGCGATGGTGCTCTCCGGCTGGTTCACCAGCGCGACAATATGCTGGCCGCCCTCGCGCGCATGGCGGAGCGCCATCAGCGTATCCAGGCTCTCGCCCGACTGCGAGATGAAGAGCGCGGCGCCGCCTTCCGGCATCACCGGGTTGCGGTAGCGGAACTCGGACGCGATATCGATCTCGACCGGAATGCGCGCCAGAGTCTCGAACCAGTATTTCGCCACCATGCCGGCATAGAAGCTCGTGCCCGCGGCGACGATGGTCAACTTCGGCAGCGTCGCCGGGTCGAACGGCAGCTCCGGCAGGGAGATCGAGCGGTCGGCGCTGCGGTAATAGTGGAACAGCGTGTAGCCCATCACCTCCGGCTGCTCGTGGATCTCCTTCTCCATGAAATGCCGGTAATTACCCTTGCCGATCAGCGCGCCGGTCGCCTCGGTCAATTTCACCGGACGCTCGACCTTCGCGCCTGTCTCGTCGTGGATCTCGGCCCCGGCGCGGCGGATCAGCGCCCAGTCGCCATCCTCGAGATAGGAGATCTTGCGGGTGAAGGGCGCGAGCGCGAGCGCGTCGGAGCCGATGAACATCTCCCCCTCGCCATAGCCGATGGCGAGCGGCGAAGCGCGGCGGGCGCAGAGCAGCAGGTCTTCCTCGCCGTCGATCATCAGGACCAGCGCATAGGCTCCCGTCACCCGTTCGGCAACCTTCTCCATCGCCGCCTCTGGCGTCAGCCCGTCCTCCAGCAGCTTGTTGAAGAACAGCGCGACGATCTCGGTATCGGTCTCGCTCTCGGGCACGATCCCGGAGGCGGCGAGCTCGGCCGCCAGTTCCTGGAAATTCTCGATGATGCCGTTATGGACGATGCTGACCCGCCCGGCGCGGTGCGGATGGGCGTTGTTCGCCGTCGGCGCGCCGTGCGTCGCCCAGCGGGTATGGCCGATGCCGATGGCGCCGCCGAGCGGGGAGGCGTCGATATTCTTCTCGAGATTGAACAGCTTGCCTTCGGCCCGCCGCCGCTCCGCCGGACCGCCGTCGAGCGTCGCGACGCCCGCGGAATCGTAGCCGCGATATTCCAGCCGCTTCAGCGCGTCGACGATATGTTCGGCCACCGGCCGGTTCGCGATCATTCCGATGATGCCGCACATGAGCGGGCGTCCCTTCTTCTCAGGTGTCTTTCTTCTTGGCGGCCTTGCGCGCCGCCCGCGTCTCGCGATAGCGCACGGCCGCGCCCGGCGCGACTTTGCGCGTGCCGCGCACCGCCACGATGTCGTTCGCGCCGACATCTTCGGTAACCGTGCTGCCGGCGCCGACCAGAGCCCCCTCGCCGATCCGGACCGGTGCCACGAGGGCCGTGTTGGAGCCGATGAAGGCACCGGCGCCGATCTCCGTCAGGTGCTTCTCGAAACCGTCATAGTTGCAGGTGATGGTGCCGGCGCCGATGTTGGCGCCCGCGCCGACCTCGGCGTCGCCGACATAGCTCAGGTGATTGGCCTTCGCGCCGTCGCCGAAATGCGCGTTCTTCACCTCGACGAAATTGCCGACATGCACGCGCTCACCAAGTTCTGCACCGGGCCGGAGCCGTGCATAGGGCCCGATGCGCGAACCGATCCCCACCGTCGCGCCTTCCAGATGCGAGAAGCTCTTGATCTCGACCTTGGGGCCGATCTTCACGCCGGGACCGAAAACGCAGTGCGGCTGCACCACGCTGTCCTGGCCGATCACCGTGTCGAAGCTGAGGAAGACGGTCTCCGGCGCGACCAGCGTCACGCCCTCGTCCATCACCCGGCGGCGCAGACGGTCCTGCATCTTCGCCTCGGCGGCGGCGAGCCCGGCACGGGAATCGACGCCCATCGTGTCGACCGGATCGATCCAGACGACGCCTGCCTTGCGGCCTTCCTCATGCACGAAATCGAGCAGGTCGAAGAGGTAGAACTCGCCCTGCGCATTATGCGGCTCCAGCCGGTCGAGCCAGTCGAAGAGCCGGCTGCCGTCGACCGCGAGCGCGCCGCCGTTGCAGAGCTTGATATCGACCTCGTCGCCCTTCAGATCCGGCGCCTCGATGATCTTTTTGAGGTTCCCCGCCTCGTCCAGCACCAGCCGGGCGTAGCGGCCCGGACTGTCGAGCTCGAAGCCGAGAATGACGAACGCCGCGCCGTCCGGGCCCTCCGTCATCGCCACCATCTGGCCGAGCGTTTCCGGCGTCAGCAGCGGCGTGTCGCCGAACAGCACGAGCACGGTGCCGGTGAAACCTTCCAGCTCCGCCTTCGCCGCGCGCACCGCGTCGCCTGTGCCGCGCGGCGGATGCTGGATCGCCGTCGGGATCGGCGCGATGCTGGCCGCGACCGCGTCCTGCCCGGGCGAGAGCACGACGACCCGGCGCGCCGGCTGCAGCGGTTCCGTCGCCGCCAGCACATGATGCAGCATCGGCCGCCCGGCGATAGTGTGCAGGACCTTCGGCAGGTCCGACTTCATCCTTGTGCCCTTGCCCGCGGCAAGGACGACGACGGCGACGGGATCGTTCATGACTCAACTGCGCTGCGTGTGAAGAACAAGGGTTAAATCTGCATGCGAAAATGCCATAGCGCCCCCGGCCAAGACAGTCACGTTTTCTTACCTTTCACAACAACTTGCCGTCCGGGCGGGCGACGCTCCCTCATCTGGTATCCGCACCATGAAAATCGGGCACCGCGAAGGCGCGGCGCCATGCTATAGGCGAAGATCACCCGCAACCGCTCCGGCCGCGTCCCATGTCCCGTAAACTCTCCGCCATCGTCTTCGATCTCGACGGCACCCTGATCGACTCGGTGCCCGACCTTCACGCCGCCGGCAACATGCTGCTCGCCGAGCGCGGGCTCGACCCGATCGACCTCGCCACCGCGCGCTCCTTCGTCGGCGACGGCGGCCAGGTCTTCGTCCGGCGCGCGCTGGCCGAACGCGGCGTGACGCTCGAGCCGGAGGCCCTCACGGCGGCGACGGAACGTTTCATCGCGCTCTACGAGGCCCATGCGAGCGACCGCACCCACCCCTATCCGGATGTACCGGAAACGCTGGAAGCGCTGAAGGCTGCCGGATACCGCCTCGGGATCTGCACCAACAAGCCCGAGCGCGCCACCCACAAGGTGCTCGCCCTGCTCGGTCTCGACCATCTCTTCGAAGCCATTGTCGGCGGCGACACGCTCCCGGTCAGGAAACCCGACCCGGCCCATCCGGCGGCGGTGCTGGAGCGGCTCGGCATTGCGCCCGAAGCGGCCTGCATGGTCGGCGACAACGAGCACGATTCCCATTCCGGCCGCGGCGCCGGCATGCCCTTCATCCTGATGACCTACGGCTATGCCCGCACCCCGCTCGACGAGATCCCGGCGAGTGCCCGGCTCGACCGTTTCCGCGATTTGCCGGACGCCCTCGCATCACTTGCTTGACAGGCGGGATCGGGCCCCTTAAGAGAGCCCTCCACCAAGCGACGGGCGCGTAGCTCAGCGGGAGAGCACTGTCTTCACACGGCAGGGGTCGCTGGTTCAATCCCAGCCGCGCCCACCATTGGTTCTTCACGCGTCATAGATCCGAAAGTCGAACCTGCCTCAATTGAACCAGTGGCAGACGCTTTTGCAATCAGAGTTCAATTTATCCGCCGGCACAGCCCTCGGATGACGCGATTATCCTGACGACGAAAAGCCGCAATTTTGCTATCCTCAATTGTCCCCTATGATTCGTAATTTGATTGCAGAGTGTAGCAGCGGAACACTTAGAGACGCCTCAGTGAAATAAATTAAGAAAATACCGAGGATCAAAATGATATTAAAAACAAAAAAAAATATTTCTCAGCACAATATTCCACAACTCCTAATATATTTTGTTTTTTTATTAATAATAATTAGATCAATTCCATTCATTGCCTCATCAATATTTATAGGATTTTTCTCGTTTGGACAATTTCTTGATTCAGGAATTGAAAGAAATGAAACAATAATAGGAAGTATTATATCATTAATTGGAATATCTATTTATTTTCTTTACGCATTTTACGGACTCAAAGGCATTACTCGTATCTTAGAATCGCCGAGCCCTTTAGATAAAATTAATTCCAGAAAAAGTGAATTCATACTTTTTATTACATTCTCTTATCTTTTTCATATCGCGCCATACGGAATATCTCCCATCGAAAATGCATTACATGATACTGGAATACTTCAAATATCTAATATTGCCCCCGAGTATCTTGTTGACATACCCATTCTATTTATCCTGGCAAGTTTCAACGAAAAAATTCGGGCATTCATAAAAAAACTATCATCACTTATTGAAAATCACACACAGACAAACACAGCAAGAAAAAGACAAAAAACCAACGACACCAATAATCGAAGTGAAAATTATATAATAAAATCAGATCCCGTTTCAGATAAATTGCGACAAAGAGCACTTTATTCAAGAATTTCTGCATATATTATACTTATATTTATAGTTGCCTTAATAATAGGCCTTTCAGCTATAATATTGAGAACCCTTCAAGAAACGAGCCTTGCCGCACCCACGAGTGGAATTGGACGACTAATTCAAGAAGAATCTGATGTTAGGGAAAAAATAAATAACGCTTCCCTTCAACTTTCTGAAGCATTCCATTCAATCGGTATTTCATCAGAAATTAGTGGATTGGGTGATATAGGATCTGGCCCCGTCCCGCAAATCAACTATTCATATATTTTGAAAGATATGAATAGCAAAATAAAAGAAGAAGAAAAAAATGATATAAAATCA comes from Nisaea sediminum and encodes:
- the glmS gene encoding glutamine--fructose-6-phosphate transaminase (isomerizing) — encoded protein: MCGIIGMIANRPVAEHIVDALKRLEYRGYDSAGVATLDGGPAERRRAEGKLFNLEKNIDASPLGGAIGIGHTRWATHGAPTANNAHPHRAGRVSIVHNGIIENFQELAAELAASGIVPESETDTEIVALFFNKLLEDGLTPEAAMEKVAERVTGAYALVLMIDGEEDLLLCARRASPLAIGYGEGEMFIGSDALALAPFTRKISYLEDGDWALIRRAGAEIHDETGAKVERPVKLTEATGALIGKGNYRHFMEKEIHEQPEVMGYTLFHYYRSADRSISLPELPFDPATLPKLTIVAAGTSFYAGMVAKYWFETLARIPVEIDIASEFRYRNPVMPEGGAALFISQSGESLDTLMALRHAREGGQHIVALVNQPESTIARESDVVLETLAGPEICVASTKAFTTQLVALLTVAVDFARRRKSAPAEQLDKVMDSLVHLPAQIGEVLKETERYLPVSHELSKVRDVLYLGRGLSYPIAMEGALKLKELSYIHAEGYAAGEMKHGPIALLEEGVPVIMVAPMDPWFEKVASNAMEVRARGGRVILLSNKSGIDRLGDLASWSFELPACDPMVAPILYTIPVQLLSYFTAAEKGTDVDQPRNLAKSVTVE
- a CDS encoding M24 family metallopeptidase, coding for MSAQRGFPAAEFGARLERAQRQMAAAGLDLLLLTTEPDVRYFSGFLTQFWQSPTRPWFLLVPAEGKPVAVIPGIGAPAMERTWIEDIRTWASPNPADEGLSLLAETVRELAGEAPRIGIPSGPETHLRLPLAEYDRLRGLLGGATFRDDAGIVRALRIVKSEAEIAKIGTACEIVSGVFEDWSGWLAPGMSEREIFRRFKIACLEAGADDVSYLVGGAGPDGYGDIISPPSEREVQDGDVLILDTGTLYDGYFCDFDRNYAIGVPSDAVARAYRTVFAATEAGLEAARPGATCADLFNAMAGVLSADGAGAGNVGRIGHGLGTVLTEWPSITASDRTELVPGMVLTLEPGLEYAPGLMMVHEENIVIRDGGAELLTRRAPRDIPVVT
- a CDS encoding tetratricopeptide repeat protein, coding for MNGMNRIQDLITSFAEGGAAELLACIDTLDDQTVLTTVGAAVSGGLSDASARAVRAIGHHLLHTDRMEPALTLFATMIQSPYLTRGDVYALGHTLIGYSGLWTNPDLAANAVTVMSILTKLDENDFDAWMNVAGVWLDTPVEYVRAGDLKAAVEACKRIRPQSAEAHYVAGMYEQQFGDLRSAVGEYETALELDPGHVAARFRLWQMARARGDRRVADLELQVDDRAGDIDVPADAEDAARHAYKTFGGTVLRGALSQTGFDSLITDLEPWLRKYMAEEHRSSVGFKKASESVQARLLEILNGESIGKHVLQALGRWGGKGWKPHKHGQWLLQWHEPSDPKPTSLHQDYPVYADNADWFTIWMPFVECGPGIAPGLEVLPVRVNHPIHFVRERGQYINPVPLEDAVEYFAPFMVRPTFEPGDILVFDKTSIHRTYTERNLVRNRVSFDSRFQVGASPRGYPEETAAVA
- the gph gene encoding phosphoglycolate phosphatase (PGP is an essential enzyme in the glycolate salvage pathway in higher organisms (photorespiration in plants). Phosphoglycolate results from the oxidase activity of RubisCO in the Calvin cycle when concentrations of carbon dioxide are low relative to oxygen. This enzyme is a member of the Haloacid Dehalogenase (HAD) superfamily of aspartate-nucleophile hydrolase enzymes (PF00702).), coding for MSRKLSAIVFDLDGTLIDSVPDLHAAGNMLLAERGLDPIDLATARSFVGDGGQVFVRRALAERGVTLEPEALTAATERFIALYEAHASDRTHPYPDVPETLEALKAAGYRLGICTNKPERATHKVLALLGLDHLFEAIVGGDTLPVRKPDPAHPAAVLERLGIAPEAACMVGDNEHDSHSGRGAGMPFILMTYGYARTPLDEIPASARLDRFRDLPDALASLA
- a CDS encoding diaminopropionate ammonia-lyase is translated as MKIERELTAPELLRQHASHATLGGVWPSALEAGFPTAMAEAALAEISSWPGYAATPLVELDGLAAHLGVGSVIYKDEGPRFGLGSFKALGGAYAVMLLARKWLVEQGHGDAALADIRSGKYAGALTDLTVTCATDGNHGRSVSWGAQMAGCRCVIFIHAEVSEGRKAAMEGFGAEVRRIAGDYDESLKHCEREAKANGWFVVSDASYPGYMDIPRDVMAGYTVIASEVLAQTDAAPTHMFVQAGVGGFAAAMVARFWQRLGAAAPRTVIVEPDLAACAIESARQDKPAIVPIHEETLMAGLSCGEMSLVAWPILSGGCSDYVTVGEEGVGPAMRLLASGEAGAKVTAGESGVAGLLGLMAVAAHPELKERIGLGPESRVLLIGSEGATDPEIYKSIVGDLAA
- the glmU gene encoding bifunctional UDP-N-acetylglucosamine diphosphorylase/glucosamine-1-phosphate N-acetyltransferase GlmU, with protein sequence MNDPVAVVVLAAGKGTRMKSDLPKVLHTIAGRPMLHHVLAATEPLQPARRVVVLSPGQDAVAASIAPIPTAIQHPPRGTGDAVRAAKAELEGFTGTVLVLFGDTPLLTPETLGQMVAMTEGPDGAAFVILGFELDSPGRYARLVLDEAGNLKKIIEAPDLKGDEVDIKLCNGGALAVDGSRLFDWLDRLEPHNAQGEFYLFDLLDFVHEEGRKAGVVWIDPVDTMGVDSRAGLAAAEAKMQDRLRRRVMDEGVTLVAPETVFLSFDTVIGQDSVVQPHCVFGPGVKIGPKVEIKSFSHLEGATVGIGSRIGPYARLRPGAELGERVHVGNFVEVKNAHFGDGAKANHLSYVGDAEVGAGANIGAGTITCNYDGFEKHLTEIGAGAFIGSNTALVAPVRIGEGALVGAGSTVTEDVGANDIVAVRGTRKVAPGAAVRYRETRAARKAAKKKDT
- a CDS encoding O-methyltransferase — translated: MQVDISEFKDILDVSWQTTSEIHWLIEQLIALQPKRVLEIGVAQGGTTGLFSRIVGPDGIVVALDITDELVDPRIRALENISFQIGDSHDPAMLEAVRAVSPEFDFMLIDGDHSVDGVIQDTEMYLPLLREGGLVVWHDVRLDSGEGIKQVWYRDFRRKLLGSFEVYAQPYNNGYGVWQKTSLTVDAFEAEALQALQAGRGRVEDFRRILKNDCYRLKSWEALKALAEQTGDDALQREASVALALLPPHSPECVRALVPDGAASDDPVLAAGLDALSREHTGEEGPAIDWAVAMAASAAGFHDVAEARIDRAQASDADNLGLLLDRIEILERSDALISDVVAAVGDAVEASAGTAQEAGAEARLQDAMRRALSACYLLQRYSGPAPLLEACLQSRPDLAPLLAEILLYLCTMTVKLRVHRDQVMEFYLSYLKRSVETAGAQLAPEHRRNSELFLSGAWRAHQSAATG